The following are encoded together in the Acidicapsa ligni genome:
- a CDS encoding TA system VapC family ribonuclease toxin, translated as MVGTSSSKIYLLDVNVLLAIVLPQHIAHSIVYPWFMEMGRRGFSTCAMTQSGFVRLLSNPATYVEKVTHEDAIQSLQRLTSFKNHFFWPMDVDYSKATAPLHSRIFGHKQTTDAYLLGLAIHHRGKLATLDKAICHLAGSEFASHVEYIQ; from the coding sequence GTGGTAGGCACTTCGTCTTCAAAAATTTATCTACTCGATGTCAATGTGCTGCTGGCGATTGTGCTTCCTCAGCATATCGCACACTCCATCGTTTACCCCTGGTTTATGGAAATGGGAAGACGCGGCTTCAGCACCTGCGCCATGACTCAAAGCGGTTTCGTGCGCCTGCTCTCCAACCCAGCTACTTATGTGGAGAAGGTAACGCACGAAGATGCGATCCAATCTTTACAGCGGCTCACGTCTTTTAAGAATCACTTCTTCTGGCCGATGGATGTGGATTACTCAAAAGCAACAGCCCCTCTGCATTCGCGCATCTTTGGACACAAGCAAACAACCGATGCTTATCTGCTCGGATTGGCGATACATCACAGGGGAAAGCTGGCCACTCTCGACAAAGCGATCTGTCATCTCGCCGGATCTGAGTTTGCCAGCCATGTAGAGTACATTCAATAG
- a CDS encoding lysine--tRNA ligase, translated as MFESEFERSLFALRQEKLQAITALGKSTYPNHYAASHTISAVRAEWGNTSTEALNDAPEGERPVVSIAGRIMAIRAQGKAGFATLQQNGERLQIYVRLDAVGEEGFALYKLLDLGDHIGVSGYLFRTRTGELTVHVETLTFLAKAMLAMPEKFHGLSDVELRYRQRYVDLFSNLDSREVFVKRSKILKAVRKFFDERDYLEVETPMMQPIAGGAAARPFRTHHNALDVDLFLRIAPELYLKRLVVGGLDRVYEINRNFRNEGVSTQHNPEFTMLEFYQAYANYHDLMTLTEELITFVAMEVNGTTVVEFNGHTIDLAKWQRLTMAEAIIRFWDEFAKERPLFVSVKPTISDIQERDATLVWIERTLNAIDIQRQLMEKERAESDINPIGISSRAFHSKFFISSFATLLERFRDHINDGKPTGKDVYELFEIASEPFIFQPTIIYDYPTEVSPLSKAKPDDPAHVERFEFFIGGFEVGNAFSELNDPVEQEKRFRAQLDQRAAGDDEAHQMDEDYVRALAYGLPPTGGEGIGIDRLTMLLTGSRSIRDVILFPLMRPEQQSEKEAE; from the coding sequence GTGTTTGAGTCAGAATTCGAGCGCAGTCTATTCGCGCTAAGGCAAGAGAAGCTGCAAGCCATCACCGCACTCGGCAAGTCCACCTACCCGAATCACTATGCCGCCAGCCACACTATTTCCGCGGTACGTGCAGAATGGGGCAATACCTCTACCGAGGCCCTGAACGATGCTCCCGAGGGTGAGCGCCCGGTCGTTTCCATCGCGGGCCGCATCATGGCCATTCGCGCTCAGGGCAAGGCTGGCTTTGCAACCTTGCAGCAGAATGGGGAACGGCTCCAGATCTATGTTCGGCTGGATGCGGTTGGCGAAGAAGGATTTGCGCTTTACAAGCTGCTCGACCTTGGCGATCACATTGGCGTCAGTGGCTATCTCTTCCGCACACGGACCGGCGAACTGACTGTTCACGTCGAGACACTGACCTTTCTTGCCAAAGCCATGCTGGCTATGCCGGAGAAGTTCCACGGCCTCTCCGATGTCGAGCTGCGCTACCGCCAGCGCTATGTCGATCTCTTCAGCAATCTCGACTCACGCGAAGTTTTCGTCAAGCGCTCGAAGATTCTCAAGGCTGTGCGCAAATTTTTCGATGAGCGCGACTATCTCGAAGTCGAAACTCCAATGATGCAGCCTATCGCCGGAGGCGCAGCAGCGCGGCCATTCCGCACTCACCACAACGCTCTGGATGTCGATCTCTTTCTGCGCATTGCCCCGGAGCTGTACCTGAAGCGGCTGGTAGTCGGCGGCCTTGACCGCGTCTACGAAATCAATCGCAACTTCCGCAACGAAGGCGTCAGCACGCAGCACAATCCTGAGTTCACCATGCTGGAGTTTTATCAGGCGTATGCGAATTATCACGACCTGATGACGTTGACTGAAGAGTTGATCACCTTCGTCGCGATGGAAGTCAACGGCACAACTGTCGTTGAATTCAACGGCCACACCATCGACCTCGCGAAGTGGCAGCGGCTGACGATGGCCGAAGCTATTATTAGGTTTTGGGATGAATTCGCAAAGGAAAGACCATTATTCGTTTCGGTCAAGCCAACTATTTCAGATATTCAAGAAAGAGACGCCACGCTCGTTTGGATTGAGAGAACTCTAAACGCAATTGATATTCAACGGCAGCTCATGGAAAAGGAAAGAGCTGAATCCGATATTAACCCTATCGGAATTTCTTCACGTGCTTTCCATTCGAAATTTTTCATCTCTTCCTTCGCAACGTTGCTGGAACGATTCCGAGACCACATCAATGATGGCAAGCCTACCGGCAAGGACGTTTACGAGTTATTCGAGATAGCTTCCGAACCGTTCATCTTCCAGCCCACAATCATCTATGACTACCCAACTGAAGTCTCGCCACTCTCGAAAGCCAAGCCCGACGACCCGGCGCATGTAGAGCGCTTCGAGTTCTTCATTGGCGGCTTTGAGGTTGGCAACGCGTTCAGCGAGTTGAACGATCCGGTCGAGCAAGAGAAGCGTTTCCGCGCCCAACTCGACCAGCGAGCTGCAGGCGATGACGAAGCGCACCAGATGGACGAAGATTATGTGCGCGCGCTTGCCTATGGCCTGCCTCCAACCGGCGGTGAAGGCATCGGCATCGACCGCTTGACGATGCTGCTGACCGGTTCGCGTTCGATTCGCGACGTCATCCTCTTTCCACTGATGCGGCCTGAACAGCAGAGCGAAAAAGAGGCCGAATGA
- a CDS encoding ATP synthase F0 subunit C: MRKVQYLLMALSVLCFAAPAFAQSGAGVVDLAPIGAGIGIAIAAGLCGLGQGKATGSAVEALARNPGARAGIQLLLVLGLAFIESLTLFTLVIIFAKIK; this comes from the coding sequence ATGCGTAAAGTTCAATATCTGTTGATGGCTCTTTCTGTTCTGTGCTTCGCAGCTCCTGCGTTCGCCCAGAGCGGTGCAGGCGTAGTTGATCTGGCCCCAATCGGCGCCGGTATCGGCATCGCGATTGCCGCGGGCCTCTGCGGCCTCGGCCAGGGCAAGGCAACCGGAAGCGCAGTCGAAGCATTGGCTCGCAACCCCGGCGCACGTGCAGGCATTCAGTTGCTGCTCGTTCTCGGCCTCGCGTTCATCGAATCCCTCACCCTGTTCACGCTGGTCATCATCTTCGCCAAGATCAAGTAG
- a CDS encoding TIGR00282 family metallophosphoesterase produces MKILFVGDVFGSAGRKIVREHLGHVRESHKVDLTVINGENAAGGFGITPGLAEELFDLGADVITTGNHVWDKRELIEYMKSVPADSHERPRRVLRPANLQHGLPGYGVYEGRLADGQTYAVINLMGRVFMNGTNDPFHAAGRILETVKAKVILLDFHAEATSEKVAMGWHLDGRVTAVLGTHTHIPTADERVLPGGTAYQTDVGMSGPYDSVIGVEKELVLNRFLTGMSGKFEAATANPKMCAALISCDPLTGKAHRIQRIMLGE; encoded by the coding sequence ATGAAAATTCTATTTGTAGGCGATGTATTCGGTAGCGCTGGACGCAAGATCGTTCGCGAACACCTTGGCCATGTGCGCGAAAGCCACAAGGTCGACCTCACGGTCATCAACGGCGAAAACGCTGCCGGCGGCTTTGGCATCACGCCGGGCCTGGCCGAAGAACTCTTCGACCTGGGCGCCGATGTGATCACCACAGGCAACCATGTCTGGGACAAGCGAGAGCTTATCGAGTACATGAAGTCTGTCCCGGCGGACAGCCATGAACGGCCGCGCCGCGTACTGCGGCCAGCCAATCTGCAGCACGGCTTGCCGGGCTATGGCGTTTACGAAGGCCGACTGGCTGACGGCCAGACTTATGCGGTCATCAACCTGATGGGCCGCGTCTTCATGAACGGGACCAACGATCCGTTTCACGCGGCGGGCCGCATTCTTGAGACGGTTAAAGCCAAGGTAATTCTGCTCGACTTTCATGCCGAGGCTACCAGCGAAAAAGTAGCGATGGGCTGGCATCTGGATGGCCGCGTGACCGCTGTCCTTGGTACGCACACGCACATTCCTACCGCCGATGAACGGGTGCTGCCGGGTGGCACTGCGTATCAAACGGACGTGGGCATGAGTGGACCGTATGACAGCGTGATCGGCGTCGAAAAGGAGCTGGTGCTGAATCGCTTCCTCACCGGAATGTCGGGCAAATTCGAGGCGGCTACGGCTAATCCCAAGATGTGCGCGGCGCTTATCAGTTGCGATCCGCTTACGGGCAAAGCTCATCGCATTCAGCGGATCATGCTCGGGGAATAG
- a CDS encoding formimidoylglutamate deiminase, whose product MPSLYQPEILFAADSPYTNQGLLVDDSGTVIGVAAEQSVPTGTRRISMPGKALLPGLANAHSHTFQRLFRARAEGRRDGGDTFWTWREQMYRAAEFVSPDDLFHVARATFLEMLHAGITVVGEFHYLHRDAKGEAYSDSNLLSHQVIAAAQSVGIRISLLRTAYFRAGFGKTPHPGQRRFYEQPDTYLRNLDDLVSAYANAENVTVGAAPHSIRAVPLDELKQIAEYARTHGNLPLHMHISEQVGENAACFEEYGATPVSLVAAHGILSPRTTLIHAIHLTEAELAAVAEYKATICSCPTTERNLGDGIFPADAAACLGIPVAFGTDSQAQIDILEDARQLEYHLRLKDQQRGILDASARSDWASREPIGNALFRAASSNGYAALGLPGGSLAAGEPADFFTVDLNDLSILGSDAESILTQAVFASAKGAIRDVAVQGRLVLQDGKHVLNEDIRTQYQDVQRRYQATAPSRQGDL is encoded by the coding sequence ATGCCGTCTCTGTATCAACCGGAAATACTGTTTGCCGCTGATTCTCCGTATACCAACCAGGGCCTGCTGGTGGACGATAGCGGCACGGTCATCGGAGTCGCCGCAGAGCAATCGGTACCCACCGGTACGCGCAGGATTTCCATGCCCGGCAAGGCACTCTTACCCGGCCTGGCAAATGCGCATTCCCACACCTTTCAGCGTCTCTTCCGCGCCCGTGCCGAGGGTCGCCGCGACGGTGGGGACACATTCTGGACCTGGCGTGAGCAAATGTACCGGGCAGCGGAGTTTGTCTCGCCCGACGATCTTTTTCATGTGGCCCGAGCCACGTTCTTGGAGATGCTGCACGCGGGAATTACAGTCGTCGGCGAGTTTCACTATCTGCATCGCGATGCAAAAGGCGAAGCTTACAGCGATTCCAATCTGCTCAGCCATCAGGTCATCGCCGCAGCACAATCGGTTGGTATTCGAATCAGCCTGCTCAGGACGGCGTACTTCCGCGCTGGCTTTGGCAAAACTCCGCATCCCGGGCAGCGCCGTTTTTATGAGCAACCGGACACCTATTTACGCAATCTCGACGACCTGGTTTCCGCCTATGCGAATGCCGAAAATGTGACCGTAGGCGCCGCACCGCACAGCATTCGGGCCGTTCCGCTGGACGAGTTAAAGCAGATTGCGGAGTACGCACGGACTCACGGCAATCTCCCGTTACACATGCATATCTCCGAGCAGGTCGGCGAGAATGCGGCGTGTTTTGAGGAGTACGGAGCCACCCCCGTAAGCCTGGTTGCCGCACATGGAATCCTTTCTCCGCGCACGACGCTCATTCATGCCATTCATCTGACGGAGGCGGAGTTGGCCGCAGTCGCCGAGTACAAGGCCACCATCTGCTCCTGCCCCACGACAGAGCGAAATCTCGGTGATGGAATCTTCCCCGCAGACGCGGCAGCGTGTCTGGGCATTCCAGTCGCCTTTGGCACCGATAGCCAGGCCCAGATCGACATCCTTGAAGACGCGCGGCAACTCGAATACCACCTGCGTCTCAAGGATCAGCAACGCGGCATTCTCGATGCGTCCGCGCGAAGCGATTGGGCCTCGCGCGAACCCATCGGCAATGCGCTCTTTCGTGCAGCGTCCAGCAACGGATATGCAGCCCTCGGTCTGCCGGGTGGCAGCCTTGCCGCAGGCGAGCCGGCTGACTTCTTTACCGTAGATTTGAATGACCTTTCGATTCTCGGCTCAGATGCGGAGTCGATCCTGACGCAAGCTGTTTTCGCGTCAGCCAAAGGTGCTATTCGTGATGTAGCGGTGCAGGGAAGACTCGTTCTTCAAGACGGAAAACACGTGCTCAACGAAGACATTCGTACTCAATATCAGGACGTTCAGAGACGCTACCAGGCCACAGCGCCGAGTCGTCAAGGAGACTTATAA
- a CDS encoding CPBP family intramembrane glutamic endopeptidase, with protein sequence MTAPQTSNPFKAASRVVLAAIYFFLARILAHHGAQGLVSEDWLPLAEQAMFAFLLLLGYAGIGFSLDRQLHPISLQGLPRRSGWLGEAGMGLAIGWAIAVLCVLPMVFFGGIALHFSFTLVSFRWLIADAAFFALATLAIEIAFRGYPFQRAIDAIGELPAVLLMSVLYGILLAWLPNASHASMAVNIVLGLLLAMAYLRTRALWLPWGLSFGWVASRALLFGLPVNGIGNHSSVVQGYPMGPLALTGGDFGLEGTWLAFVVLLLALFFVYRATSDLSFIYNAPVLKPAGMPVDLDAAAKRQHETATRPEVPEVKPLVQILPATPPPLPVASDLDRPANPFNPRSNTPGS encoded by the coding sequence GTGACCGCGCCGCAAACTTCAAATCCGTTTAAAGCCGCAAGCAGAGTTGTGCTGGCAGCGATCTACTTCTTTCTGGCGAGAATACTGGCGCATCATGGCGCGCAGGGGCTGGTTTCTGAGGATTGGCTTCCGTTGGCCGAGCAGGCCATGTTCGCGTTTTTGTTGTTGCTGGGCTATGCGGGCATAGGTTTTTCTCTAGACCGTCAACTGCATCCCATCAGTCTGCAGGGTTTGCCGCGTCGTTCCGGGTGGCTGGGTGAAGCGGGTATGGGGCTGGCGATTGGATGGGCGATTGCCGTGCTCTGCGTGCTGCCCATGGTCTTCTTCGGCGGAATCGCGCTGCACTTTTCTTTCACGCTGGTTTCCTTCCGATGGCTTATCGCCGATGCGGCTTTTTTTGCGCTGGCTACACTGGCCATTGAGATTGCATTTCGCGGTTATCCATTCCAGCGCGCGATTGATGCTATTGGAGAACTCCCGGCAGTGCTGCTGATGTCCGTTCTCTATGGCATTTTGCTGGCCTGGCTGCCCAACGCAAGCCACGCCAGTATGGCCGTGAATATAGTCCTGGGACTGCTGCTGGCAATGGCCTATCTGAGGACGCGAGCGCTTTGGCTTCCCTGGGGATTGAGCTTCGGATGGGTCGCTTCGCGCGCGCTGCTTTTCGGTTTGCCGGTGAACGGTATCGGCAATCACTCTTCCGTCGTGCAGGGATATCCCATGGGACCGCTCGCGCTGACCGGCGGAGATTTTGGCCTGGAAGGCACATGGCTGGCTTTTGTCGTGCTGCTGCTGGCGCTGTTTTTTGTATACAGGGCGACCAGCGATCTGAGTTTCATCTATAACGCGCCTGTGCTCAAACCGGCTGGAATGCCCGTCGATCTGGACGCTGCCGCCAAGCGCCAGCATGAGACGGCCACCCGTCCTGAAGTGCCGGAAGTCAAGCCTCTGGTGCAGATTCTCCCTGCAACCCCGCCACCGCTGCCGGTTGCGTCCGACTTGGACAGGCCCGCCAATCCGTTCAATCCCCGATCGAATACGCCGGGAAGCTGA
- a CDS encoding AtpZ/AtpI family protein: protein MPFHSPMPEDKTRAGSGSEPSGLQSLVQAEKLIQIAILLPCATLIGWGIGWWIDSRLHTHWVGIAGLVFGMISGMVSVIRLAMAAGDHPRRGQKSPKQKSQEQKSEEQ, encoded by the coding sequence ATGCCATTCCATAGCCCAATGCCGGAAGATAAGACGCGAGCTGGCTCCGGATCCGAGCCAAGCGGCCTGCAAAGCCTGGTGCAGGCGGAAAAGCTGATCCAAATAGCGATTCTGCTGCCATGCGCCACCCTGATCGGCTGGGGCATCGGCTGGTGGATCGACAGCCGCCTCCATACCCATTGGGTCGGGATTGCAGGCCTGGTTTTTGGCATGATTTCGGGGATGGTAAGCGTGATTCGGCTGGCAATGGCCGCAGGCGACCATCCTCGGCGCGGGCAAAAGAGCCCGAAGCAAAAGAGCCAGGAACAAAAGAGCGAAGAGCAATAA
- a CDS encoding sugar transferase: MFKRGTDIVLSSLLLLVAMPILLLAALAIHLSSPGPVLFRQSRMGRGFQPFEILKLRTMAHAEAGLAYTLGPDPRITPIGKWLRRSKLDELPQLWNVLRGDMSLVGPRPVLLDLATEFRIHYKLLLRVRPGLTDPASLKYSQEARLLATAQNPLQFFKTVVIPDKIQISLDYLEQRNWWSDAATILMTLLICCCPSLRQIYGRLPKSDATNRADNLGMAVPLQSLRVKASALHAREIAIDGGFVQELARDIPAGEKGDFSSLVPWNLLRIPDSIAQSTSQEARGGGMPL, translated from the coding sequence GTGTTCAAACGCGGAACGGATATCGTTCTTTCGTCTTTGTTGCTTCTGGTTGCAATGCCGATTCTTCTGCTTGCAGCGCTTGCGATTCACCTCAGCTCACCGGGGCCTGTGCTCTTTCGACAATCGCGCATGGGGCGAGGATTTCAGCCCTTTGAAATCCTCAAGCTGCGGACCATGGCTCACGCGGAAGCCGGTCTGGCCTACACGCTCGGTCCTGACCCGAGAATTACCCCGATAGGCAAATGGCTCAGGCGCAGCAAGCTCGACGAGTTGCCGCAGCTCTGGAATGTGCTGCGTGGAGATATGAGTCTCGTGGGTCCGCGTCCGGTGCTCCTGGACCTTGCTACGGAATTCAGGATTCACTACAAACTGCTGCTTCGTGTGCGGCCCGGGCTGACCGATCCTGCTTCGCTGAAGTACAGCCAGGAGGCGCGTCTTCTGGCAACCGCGCAGAATCCCCTGCAATTCTTCAAGACAGTCGTTATTCCAGACAAGATTCAGATATCTCTGGATTACCTGGAACAAAGAAACTGGTGGAGCGATGCCGCGACGATCCTCATGACGTTGTTGATCTGTTGCTGTCCTTCTCTAAGGCAGATCTACGGTCGCCTGCCAAAATCCGATGCTACCAACAGGGCTGACAACTTAGGGATGGCGGTGCCTCTTCAATCGCTTCGAGTCAAGGCATCGGCCCTCCACGCCCGGGAGATCGCGATCGACGGTGGTTTTGTACAAGAGCTTGCTCGGGATATTCCCGCTGGGGAAAAGGGCGATTTTTCCTCTTTGGTTCCGTGGAATCTTCTGCGAATACCCGATTCAATAGCACAATCCACATCTCAGGAAGCCAGAGGTGGTGGAATGCCTCTTTAG
- a CDS encoding acetyl-CoA carboxylase carboxyltransferase subunit alpha, producing the protein MSDTSQGTSGSANQAQAISPAWIKVERARHPKRPYPMDFIERLFTDFSEIHGDRAYGDDEAIACGMARFHGQEVLVIGNRKGGTTKERVRRNFGMPNPEGYRKALRAMKIAEKFNRPVITFIDLPGAFPGLGAEERGQAEAIARNLLEMAKLKVPTIAIISGEGGSGGALALAVTDRVLILENALYFVITPEACAAIMWRDAAHKERAAEAMRITAQEVKELGCVDDIVPEPPIGAHDDHEAAAALLDSCLLYHLEQLNALSTEQRLAERKTKFRNIAQFYTEG; encoded by the coding sequence ATGAGCGATACGTCCCAAGGTACTTCTGGCAGTGCAAATCAGGCGCAGGCTATATCGCCGGCGTGGATCAAGGTTGAGCGTGCGCGCCATCCCAAGCGCCCCTATCCTATGGACTTCATCGAACGGCTTTTTACCGATTTCAGCGAGATACACGGTGATCGTGCCTACGGCGACGACGAAGCAATCGCCTGTGGCATGGCGCGCTTTCACGGCCAGGAGGTTCTGGTCATCGGCAACCGCAAGGGTGGCACCACCAAGGAGCGCGTAAGGCGCAACTTTGGCATGCCCAATCCCGAGGGCTACCGCAAGGCGTTGCGTGCGATGAAGATTGCCGAAAAATTCAATCGTCCGGTCATCACATTTATCGATCTGCCCGGCGCGTTTCCAGGTCTAGGTGCGGAGGAGCGCGGTCAGGCAGAAGCGATCGCCCGCAATTTGCTGGAGATGGCCAAGCTCAAAGTGCCGACGATTGCCATCATCTCCGGTGAGGGCGGCTCAGGCGGCGCTCTGGCACTGGCAGTCACCGACCGGGTGCTGATTCTCGAAAACGCGCTTTATTTTGTGATCACTCCCGAGGCCTGCGCAGCTATCATGTGGCGCGATGCCGCCCATAAAGAGCGTGCCGCCGAGGCGATGCGCATCACCGCGCAGGAAGTAAAAGAGCTGGGCTGCGTGGATGACATCGTTCCCGAACCGCCTATCGGCGCACATGACGATCATGAAGCCGCTGCTGCGTTGCTCGACTCCTGCCTGCTTTATCACCTGGAGCAACTGAACGCGCTTTCGACAGAGCAGCGCCTCGCAGAGCGAAAGACCAAGTTCCGCAACATCGCCCAGTTCTACACGGAGGGGTAA
- the atpB gene encoding F0F1 ATP synthase subunit A — MPESLALTRLLNQIFGGPISSALNAIGVHPNHPTAPISDAYALELLVAAILIGFFLIVRMTLSVEKPAPVQQFAEIIHEFVGGQADQIIGHGYERFQSFVTVIFLFVLFCNLLGLIPGVDTPTSFPIVPLGLAIATFVFYNYHGFREQGIKGYLGHFAGPIWWIAPLLFPIEIISHCARVMSLTIRLYANMFASDLVTLVFFSLVPLGIPVIFLGLHTMVSIIQAFVFMLLAMIYLSQAVSHEH; from the coding sequence ATGCCTGAATCGCTTGCACTTACCCGACTACTGAACCAGATCTTCGGCGGTCCAATCTCGTCGGCGCTTAACGCCATTGGAGTGCATCCCAACCACCCCACAGCGCCCATCAGCGATGCGTATGCGCTGGAGTTGCTGGTCGCTGCGATTCTGATCGGATTTTTCCTGATCGTCCGTATGACGCTCAGCGTTGAAAAGCCAGCACCCGTACAGCAGTTCGCGGAAATCATCCACGAATTCGTCGGCGGTCAGGCAGACCAGATTATCGGCCACGGCTACGAGCGGTTTCAGAGCTTTGTCACGGTCATCTTTCTGTTCGTGCTGTTCTGCAACCTGCTCGGCCTCATCCCCGGCGTCGATACGCCAACCAGTTTCCCGATAGTTCCGCTCGGCCTGGCCATCGCCACGTTTGTCTTTTACAACTACCACGGCTTCCGCGAGCAGGGAATCAAAGGCTATCTCGGCCACTTTGCCGGACCGATCTGGTGGATTGCCCCGCTGCTTTTCCCCATCGAGATCATTTCGCATTGCGCACGCGTCATGTCGCTGACCATCCGTCTTTACGCGAACATGTTTGCCAGCGATCTGGTAACGCTGGTCTTCTTCTCGCTTGTTCCGCTCGGCATCCCGGTGATCTTCCTGGGGCTGCACACCATGGTTTCGATTATCCAGGCGTTCGTGTTCATGCTGCTGGCGATGATTTATCTTTCCCAGGCCGTCTCGCACGAACACTAG
- a CDS encoding Rcat domain-containing protein, with amino-acid sequence MAKIAKTGDRKKAMDTSKSTDCPKCSKPTRIVKRVKDRERGIPGGVYISCSACEFYEKL; translated from the coding sequence ATGGCCAAGATTGCTAAAACAGGTGACCGTAAGAAAGCGATGGACACGTCGAAGTCAACCGACTGTCCCAAGTGCAGCAAACCGACCCGCATCGTAAAGCGCGTCAAAGATCGTGAGCGGGGAATCCCCGGCGGAGTGTATATCTCCTGCTCAGCTTGCGAGTTCTACGAGAAGCTCTAA
- a CDS encoding aldo/keto reductase family protein, which produces MQYRRLGNGPLTVSEISLGTWLTFGQAVEREAAVRCVHAALDLGITLFDTANMYAAGEAERVLGEALRSSGRSRDQYLIATKVFNPVPPEPDKGLSAPQIVKQLDRSLARLGVDYIDLYQCHRYDKETPLDETLEALDRAVKSGKVRSIGLSEWPVEKILAAADSTKAHGWTPMSSSQPQYSMLVRKPEAQVFPACREHGIGNIVFSPLAQGVLTGKYKPGQPPPEGSRAASPDTNFTMETLGRRFRSDFLLAAVEQLNPIAADLGLTMTQMALAWVLRRPEVSSAIVGASRPEQLAANAAGSGIPLSTEALGRIDAILNPVVLFHPVPPKPAWKRWLGRYLSH; this is translated from the coding sequence GTGCAATATCGCCGTCTCGGCAATGGTCCGCTCACCGTCTCGGAGATCAGCCTCGGCACCTGGCTTACCTTCGGCCAGGCGGTTGAGCGCGAGGCAGCCGTCCGCTGTGTGCACGCTGCGCTCGATCTTGGCATCACTCTCTTTGACACAGCCAATATGTATGCTGCGGGTGAGGCAGAGAGAGTCTTGGGCGAGGCCCTGCGCAGCTCCGGCCGAAGCCGCGATCAATACCTGATTGCAACCAAGGTCTTCAACCCCGTGCCTCCCGAGCCGGATAAAGGGCTTTCCGCGCCGCAAATTGTCAAGCAGCTTGACCGGTCTCTCGCCCGGCTGGGTGTGGATTACATCGACCTCTACCAGTGCCATCGTTACGACAAAGAGACGCCGCTCGATGAAACGCTCGAAGCTCTCGACCGCGCTGTGAAGTCCGGCAAAGTAAGGTCGATTGGTCTCAGCGAATGGCCGGTTGAAAAGATCCTTGCCGCTGCCGATTCAACCAAAGCGCATGGCTGGACGCCGATGTCTTCGAGCCAGCCTCAATACTCCATGCTGGTGCGCAAGCCTGAGGCGCAGGTCTTCCCCGCCTGCCGCGAACATGGGATCGGCAATATCGTCTTCTCGCCGCTGGCCCAGGGAGTTCTCACCGGCAAGTACAAGCCGGGGCAGCCCCCGCCGGAAGGCAGCCGCGCCGCCAGCCCCGACACCAACTTCACCATGGAAACGCTGGGCCGTCGCTTTCGCAGTGATTTTTTACTGGCTGCGGTTGAACAACTGAACCCAATCGCCGCCGATCTGGGCCTCACCATGACTCAAATGGCTTTGGCGTGGGTATTGCGCCGTCCGGAGGTGTCATCGGCCATCGTGGGAGCCTCCCGGCCCGAGCAACTGGCAGCCAATGCAGCCGGCAGCGGCATCCCATTATCGACGGAGGCGCTGGGGCGGATTGACGCGATTCTTAACCCCGTGGTGCTCTTCCATCCTGTTCCACCCAAGCCCGCCTGGAAGCGGTGGCTTGGCCGCTATTTGTCGCATTGA